In Hymenobacter sublimis, a single genomic region encodes these proteins:
- a CDS encoding RNA polymerase sigma factor — MEDQEILLKFRDPASRNVAFNQLVRKYQQKVYWHVRKMVVDHDDADDLTQDVFIKVWNHLENFRQDASLYTWIYRIATNECLSWLQSKRRRFFLPLHDVGAELTAKLEADESLAGDEVERRLQKAILRLPDKQRLVFNLRYYDEMPYEQMAEVTGTSVGALKASYHHAAKKIEQYVNQQSPND; from the coding sequence TTGGAAGACCAGGAGATACTACTCAAGTTTCGTGACCCGGCCTCCCGCAACGTGGCCTTTAACCAGCTGGTGCGCAAGTATCAGCAAAAGGTGTACTGGCACGTGCGCAAGATGGTAGTCGACCATGATGATGCCGATGATTTAACCCAGGATGTATTCATCAAAGTGTGGAACCACCTGGAGAATTTCCGACAGGACGCCTCGCTCTATACCTGGATTTACCGCATTGCAACCAATGAGTGCCTTAGCTGGCTGCAAAGCAAACGCCGCCGGTTTTTCCTGCCCCTCCACGACGTAGGCGCCGAGCTAACCGCCAAGCTGGAGGCCGATGAGAGCCTGGCCGGCGACGAAGTGGAGCGCAGGCTCCAGAAAGCCATTCTGCGCCTACCCGACAAACAGCGGCTGGTGTTTAACCTGCGCTACTACGATGAAATGCCCTACGAGCAGATGGCCGAGGTAACTGGCACATCCGTAGGCGCCCTGAAGGCCTCGTACCACCACGCGGCCAAGAAAATTGAGCAGTACGTTAACCAGCAGTCACCTAACGATTAA